Within Desulfolithobacter dissulfuricans, the genomic segment GCCAGTCTCCAGGTGGCCTCGGCACCTCTGTTGGTATCGTAATCAGAAAAGACCGTGACAAAGGCGGCTGACAGGGCTCCCTCGCCGAACAGGTCCCGGAGGAGATTGGGAATCCGGAAGGCGACCACAAAGGCATCGTAGGCATAGCCGGCCCCGAACATGGTGGCAAAGACCTGCTCCCGGACCAGGCCAAGCACCCGGCTGCACATCACCGCCCCGCTCACCGCTCCGGCGGATCTGGCTATTTTTCCGGTGGAACCGCTTGGTTTTCCTTTCATTTTAAAATCCGGGAACTGTTTGAAAAATCAGAGGTTATTGCTTGACTTTGCAGGGATAATGAGAATATAACACTTTCATTGCCGGTCAAATGGTTACCATCGTCAGGCAAAAAGAGAAAGCTATTTTCCACGATAAACAGGAAGAGAAAAAAGGAGCGCTGGAAACAGGTCAGGGCCGATACCCGCGGGTTTGGCCGGGAAGGTAACAGAACCTATCGGTAGATAAAAAGACAGGTTTAATCGCCCGCTCCGGACAACGTTCCGGGCGTGGCTTCTGGAAGAATCATTCGTTCTTTGGAGGGTTCCATGCAGGACGTGAAACAGATCAGGAATACGGTAATTCTCGGACATGGCAATAGCGGCAAGACAACTCTTGCAGAGGCCCTGCTGTTTACTGCCGGGGCCATCAAGCGTCTGGGTAAGGTGGATGACGGGACTTCCTGCATGGATTTCGAGCCTGAAGAGATCAAGCGGCATATCTCCATCGGTGCGGCGTTTAATCACCTCAACTGGAAAAAAACCGAGGTCTTCCTGACCGATACTCCCGGTGACGACAACTTTGTCAACGAGGCCAAGTTCGCCTCCCAGGTGGCGGACAGTGCCATCCTCACCGTGGGCGCGGTTCTTGGTGTCCGCAACCAGACCGAGAAATTCGTCGAGTTCATCCAGGAGCGCAACCTGCCGCGTATCATCTGCATCACCAAGATGGACAGAGAACGGGCCAACTTCAGCAAGACCGTGGAGCAGATAAAACAGGAATTCGAGCTCAACCCGGTGGTCCTCTACTACCCCATCGGGGCCGAGGACAATTTCAGGGGCGTGGTCGACCTGATCCGGAACAAGGCCTGGTTCTTTGCCGCCGACGGCTCGGGCAAGGTGGAAGCCGGTGATATCCCCGACGACATGGCCGACGACATGGCCACCATGCGGGAAAGCCTGATGGAATATGTGGCTGAAACCGATGACGACCTGATCGAGAAGTTTCTGGAAGAGGGCGAACTCACGGTCCAGGAGATGCAGGATGGCCTGGCCGCCGGCGTGCGGAGTGGGAAGATAGCCCCAGTCTGCGCCTGCGCCGCGCTCAACAATGCCGGGACCTCGCTCATCCTCGACGCCATGGTGGATCTGCTGCCCTCGCCGGATCAGCGTCCGGCAATGGTCGGCACCGATCCGCGGACCAGTGACCTTATTGAACGTTTTCCCAGTGTGGACGAACCGTTTTCCGCCCAGGTCTTCAAGACCATCACCGATCCCTTTGCCGGTCGGCTGACCATCTTCCGGGTCTTCTCCGGCGTACTCAAGGGCGACAGCTTCTACAATTCCACCAAGGGGGTTTCCGAGCGGTTCGGACACCTTTTTACCATGGAAGGCAAGGAGCAGACCCAGGTGGAGCAGGCGGTTCCCGGCATGGTGGTCGCCGTGGCCAAGCTCAGGGAAACCGAGACCGGTGATACCCTGTGCGACGAGTCGGCTCCGATCCTCTACGAGCCACTGGAACCCATGGAGACGGTGATCTCTTACGCGGTCAGCGCCAGGAAGGGGGACGAGGAAAAACTCTTCTCCTCCATCACCCGGATGCTCGATGAAGACAAGACCCTGAAACTTACCCGCCAGCACCAGACAAGAGAAACCCTGATCTCCGGTGTCGGCCAGGTGCACCTGGAGGTTATCGGCGAGAAGCTCAAGCGCAAGTTCGGGGTGGAGATGGATCTGCGGGTGCCCAAGGTGCCCTACCAGGAGACCATCAAGGGAAAGGCCCGGGTCCAGGGCAAGCACAAGAAACAGTCCGGTGGCCGCGGCCAGTACGGCGACTGCTGGATCGAGATGGAACCGTTGCCGCGCGGCGGTGGATTCGAGTTTGTCGACAGGATCGTCGGCGGCGTGATTCCGCAGCAGTACCGTCCGGCAGTGGAAAAGGGCATTCTCGAAGCCATGGAAAAAGGTGTGCTGGCAGGCTATCCGTTTGTCGATGTCCGGGTCTACCTGGTGGATGGCTCCTATCACACCGTGGACTCCTCGGAAATGGCCTTCAAAATCGCCGGTTCCCTGGCCTTCAAGAAGGCGGCCATGGAAGCCAACCCCATTCTTCTGGAACCGATCATGGAGCTGACCGTGCGGGTGGACAAGGATTATGTGGGTGATGTCATGGGCGATCTGAACAGCCGCCGCGGCAAGGTGCTGGGCATGGATTCGGCGGACAAGTATGAAATCATCAATGCCCACGTACCCCAGTCCGAGATCATGATGTATGCTCCGGATCTGACCTCCATGACCGGTGGTCGGGGCTCGTTTTCAGTCAAGTTTTCCCACTACGAGGAAGTTCCGGCCCACCTGGCGGAGAAGATCATCGCCGAGGCCAACGCGGACGACTGATATCCATGGGTGTGAGTAAAGATCAGATCTATACCTG encodes:
- the fusA gene encoding elongation factor G, coding for MQDVKQIRNTVILGHGNSGKTTLAEALLFTAGAIKRLGKVDDGTSCMDFEPEEIKRHISIGAAFNHLNWKKTEVFLTDTPGDDNFVNEAKFASQVADSAILTVGAVLGVRNQTEKFVEFIQERNLPRIICITKMDRERANFSKTVEQIKQEFELNPVVLYYPIGAEDNFRGVVDLIRNKAWFFAADGSGKVEAGDIPDDMADDMATMRESLMEYVAETDDDLIEKFLEEGELTVQEMQDGLAAGVRSGKIAPVCACAALNNAGTSLILDAMVDLLPSPDQRPAMVGTDPRTSDLIERFPSVDEPFSAQVFKTITDPFAGRLTIFRVFSGVLKGDSFYNSTKGVSERFGHLFTMEGKEQTQVEQAVPGMVVAVAKLRETETGDTLCDESAPILYEPLEPMETVISYAVSARKGDEEKLFSSITRMLDEDKTLKLTRQHQTRETLISGVGQVHLEVIGEKLKRKFGVEMDLRVPKVPYQETIKGKARVQGKHKKQSGGRGQYGDCWIEMEPLPRGGGFEFVDRIVGGVIPQQYRPAVEKGILEAMEKGVLAGYPFVDVRVYLVDGSYHTVDSSEMAFKIAGSLAFKKAAMEANPILLEPIMELTVRVDKDYVGDVMGDLNSRRGKVLGMDSADKYEIINAHVPQSEIMMYAPDLTSMTGGRGSFSVKFSHYEEVPAHLAEKIIAEANADD